The Plasmodium brasilianum strain Bolivian I chromosome 11, whole genome shotgun sequence nucleotide sequence ataataataaatagcatgcattttttgtttttatttttgttataaaagaaatttttaaatattattaattcatCAATTAATTTACCTTTTCCCAAGTTCCCtcctctttttaaaattacatgTGAATTTAAGTGTGCAAATTCCCcgtttaaaataaatgattcgttaaataatcaaattaaatatttaatgtttattaaaaaaaaaaaataataataaattaaaaatataaaatgctTTCTGCGTTCTTTCAAAGgcatatacaatttttttttttttttttccataagcatttaattttttttttttgtaaataaagaTTTGTTAGTTCATACttgtttaaatataaaaattctccacattttaaataatttctccaatttttgtttacatattaactcaattttttaaaaagaaggaaatataataaaatgttaaaaaaataattaagataattattgaaaaaatatggaaaagtGTCGTAAACGCGTTTCACCCTTAAGCAGTAAAAACTTGAAATAGCGATTAAGTATTTTCatgtatacaaatatatgcaatcatgagaatacatacataaacatacaaacataaatgtacatacCTGAACATGCGTACATAaagatacatacataaacatacatacataaacatacgtatataaacatatgtacataaacatacgtacataaacatacgtacataaacatacgtacataaacatacgtacataaacatacgtacataaacatatgtacataaacatatgtacataaacaaatgtacataaacgtacgtacataaacatacatacataaatctAAGCATATACAGCTGGAATGGAATTTTAAGTTCgttataattcattttttaaagcgTGCATATAGtaccaaataaaaaatacacgtgggtttatatatttggaaaaatacaacataatgaaaaaagggGAGTAATAATGTACACCTCCATTCAAATTTTTAGTTAATAAGTTAACATagtttcataaaataatttcttttcttaatAAACCAAAATAGCAAGAAATCGAAGAATGTagttatctcttttttttttttatttaaaaaaaatacaagttACTTTTAAATGAAGTACCTTTATGCTCTGCCTCCTTATAAAGGAATGTTCCTTTGTAAATAGCTacattcttatattttttttttttatatataaagaaattatcaatgtaaaaattaatttcacgttgtttttttcatcatttttttgaGTTCATTTCTGCTTTATTTAGGGGTGTACAGTCAATTGagaattttgaaaataatcaaaaattAACCGTAAGAAACttggtatatatgtacgtacgacttatatatatatgtttacatacatatatatgacaaCTGAACGCCTATATTTCCTTACACAAGTAGGCACTTACAAATCTACATCCACACGACGTAAACATTTCTGTTGAGGTTATTTGTGAGCATTTATGCTTTCATGCCTTAAAAAACTAAGTATTATAGAGGCATAATAACAATTAAATTCTAATCGACATTTCGTTGGGAATGGGTTTCGcgtaaaaaagagaagaaaggAAAAGGGTGCCAATAGGAAATGCTCAACTGTAATGAgaagtatattatttttatcagcaattttattttattataattctaccttattttatttttttttttataactgaCTTTTACTATTCCATCAGTAGTACATATTTTACGATGCTTGTAGCTAGAtaaatttaagtaatttttgaaaaagaaaaatgcgCTAAAATTTACATTACTAAATCCtacattaatttttgtttaatcgAAATCACTTaaacgcaaaaaaaaaaaaaaaaaaagaatgaaataaataaagaactaaagaagtaaaaaagaaaaaaaattgaattataGCAAATATTAATTTGTCGAATTGATTCTAcaaagtatatacatacgcgtgggtatacatatatttgaagTTGATTCGTAGGACATATCCCCTTTATGTTAACATGTATTCTACAACATTCCTTATATATTATCAGTGTACAATGTATTCCATTTGCGCAGATATTGcttcataaaatattctttttttattatttccccgtttgtatttttatatatttggaGAACTCTTGTTTACCTTCTATTCCTTTATTTTGGGAATGTTCATTTTAGatgtttttgtaatatttccACATGACATATTTATAGCATGAACAACTTTGTGAAAATACTTCTTGATTATTACTTTTCTTCagataagaataattttttttttttcttttttttacttccCATCATCCTctgttatttaaatatttttttttttttttttttttcctggcTTGTTTCTGTTAAATTCAGCTTTTtctcaaaaatatatgttttatttaatgtatcTTCCTTTGCGAGAGGTATGACTATATCAAAAAGATTTTCTACAGATATAGAACTTTTATCATAAGAATGCTTGCCCTTATCTACCTGACTCCATTGATCTCTACACTCTTTTGTTGTATTCTCTTTATGAAACCTTCTATATGAGCCATCAGTTTTGTCTTTTTTACTGttcgaaaaaaaatgttccaagacttttatgttttctaaatttttgtaactttttcttcttccttttcttctCCTTCGATTTTCCCACCTTAAATCAACTTCCCTTCTTATGCTAgtttcaaaattatttatatatttgtcttGTATATTAAGACTATCCTCTGTTGTGTAATATAAATCGAAAACTTTAAAACTAATGTTTGTTTTTCCTGTGTTGGAAAATTCTATTTCGCTTTGATCTATTACATACTTCTCTGGAGTAcacacatgtacacatatagaataataatgttttattaaattcatGATGTGatacgtacataaatacaGTGTCTTTACATTTAATTAGCTCATTTATCATACATATTGCATCTTGTATGCCTTATTTTGGACGTTTTATCCTTTaagttttacattttatgttatatcttgcataatttatctttcttaccttttattttatattaattttaatttttttttttattttcttttcacgCTACTTCCTTGATCCGATCGTTTAGCTATTATCatcttcatatttattaatttttcatttttcattttttttttaattttaatccTTTAATAATAGGTATTATTCTCAATGAATGCAATTTTCCACTTTAAAATTATGCGtattatacacataaaataatattcccATAATACAAACTCACGTTTAAGTAAAAGCATGTACACTGACATACTTAGACAACTATTTTTAACGACTTATTATTTAAGGAtagaaaatgaatatattttaaatgaaatccCTGTTTAAGTCGCATATTACAATATCTTTTCACAGTTATCtccttattttataatgCTACTACATTCTTGTTAAGGAACAAGTAGTAAAATggaaaaccaaaaaaaattaatataacagTCACCTTTCCCATTCTTTTCAAATTATGAACTCTATCCCAGTTATGCataaatacgtaaaaaaggaaaaaaagctTAAATGCGTTTGTTTTAcaggaaaattataaattgttacaaaaattgatatgtagtaaaaaaaataaagtaataaaaagtaaaataaagtaaaataagatagaataaatcaaaatagaataaaataaaatgaaaaagtggAATACTTCAAAAGAACGTTAAGCAAATTTACTTatatccttttattttttattttatattatattattttttttttttttatatcatctCAAAAAATATTCGTATTAATATGAAATTCCTAATATTTCACATAAATTTTAGAACAAAAAGTATGATCACGGAAAACAAAAAGTTatgggaaaaagaaaaaaaaattaagaccCCTTTTTCTTTGCCATACATTCCATCCattctttctatttttttgcGTAGATACATACGTgagtattatataatatagggttattttattctaattCTTTCTaccattttaatttattagaaaaaaatgtaaatctatataatgctaataaatattttgttaagcATATCTAacagaatatattttttttcaattttccaaaaagatatatatatttattaaaaacattaataatgagttatattttgttttttctttattaataatCGTAGGATCAAACTACACACACACAGGGAAACGACTTTTTTATTCAAGGGATGACATACATACGtttcttatttaaatacagaattttttctcttaacCAAGGGAAGAAAGGCTTAACAatcgaatatatatatatatatatatatatatatatatatatatgcatacatacaaatatacgtATGTTGCGGAAGTCACTATACTTTTAAacgaattattttttgctcATTTTAAAAACTCTGAAGAAatgtgcataaaaaaaaattaatgttgTCACTagaaatttttcaaaaataatatatggtgttcaagaaaaagatatacaatttaataatgaatagcactttgtttatatataacacgaatgaaattatatttataatacatgTACACTTATTCCcgatttttttatatataagctACAATTTAATTTTCGCTTTTGCTACTAATCTTTtggagtaaaaaaaaaaagaaaagaaaaaaaattgcgaAAAATTATACAAGCCATTCTTGTagctaaaaaatatacctactagaaaataaaaaggaacgAATTTATCAGCtcgttaaatatatacagatatttatacataaaaattatatatatgcgtatatataaataatcagCTACTACTGCTGCGTGATGAAGGATGACCCGTGAAAAATAAACTCattcaatatttataaaatagtatTCCCTTATAGCACTAAGGTAGAGAAGAAAGTGTGAAAATTTGTGCTGCTTAATTAATCTACAGGTTGCGAAAGTATATACacttgtatttatatgtatataaaatatatatatgaaatttaaaaaaattatgagtACCAAAAATTAACACTCTTTCAGTGTTATATTAACAAGGACAATTTTCATGATAAGACTAAAAATgatgttataaaaattatttataacacTAAGGATGAATAACACATAAAAAAGTCTCTTATttgaaacgaaaaaaaaaaaaaaaaaaatgggtcAGGGAAACAATGTacactgttttttttttcatactaTTCACTTCTGTTTCCAACATTGGTGATGTTCTCAACTGAATTTTTAATCTcaccttttaaaaaaatttaaaaaaaaacattaccTTTTAAAgccttttattataatatttttatattcggCTTGTgctatttcttaaaatatgcacaagttttataaatattctagCTTTTTATGTGCGCAATAAGAATAGCGTATgcatttgtatgtataaaaaatatatattatatatatataagtatgctTGTTTATGgaataatgttatatataagaatacatatttatttttttatttcacatgcacttttttttttacgtgcTCTTCTTATGACTTAAGTACAAagcccaaaaaaaaaaaaaaaaaaaataaaaaaaacaaggagcaaagagaaataaaaaaaaaaaatgaaaggattattaaaataaaaagatgaataattaaaaattatgaattaaaaagaaaaaaaagagatattCCTTATCAAAATACAGTTAagcattttcattttcttattttttttcatcaacgttacatttatattttacgtGTGAAAGAGCTATAACATGTACTTACAtcatgtacgtatatatttatatatgcttatgtatacatatatatatatataaatatagatatgcgtttatataaatttgaaaaaacgggataatttaaaaaagtagaTAAGCATTTATGTGAATTTATTCTATTGCGAAGTACCATTTAACAATTGTATAattcctttaatttttttttatgccaTACACGTATTGAAAATTATAgtgtattatacatatatatatatatatatatacataaacatctatataattttataaaaggcATATTATTGTTGTagtaatattgtaaaaaagaGAGTACAAAAgaacaaacaaaataaaattaaaattaaaaataaatttaaaaacaaaattcaGAATAAAATtcaatgtaaaaataaaattaaaaaaaaataagaagctTTTAAAAAGCGTAAATTAATATTGAAGagattttatgaaatttatgtaaaatttattttttatatttttatttaattttaaaattaaatagagtatattttctcttttatctttgtatattatattagaaACGCCCAGCTCGAACACGTAATACGTAGGttcacacatatatatataatatatacgtacatatatatacgaacctatatatatacatatacatatttacatatagaGCGCCTGTGAGGGACAAAGGAACATCAGAATTAATGACTATTCGGAATATAAGTATGGAAAATAGTGAGAACATAGATGCCAATGAAAATTCCTCTGACACAAATACAGCAAATTATATTCAGGGgaagaataatgaaaatatatcagATGAATTGGATTTttcaaaagaagaaaatgaattaaatggaagcacaaaaaatgcaaaatcgAAGCAGGATAATTcagtaaaaacaaaaaattcgTCAGATAACAATGAAATTAACATTGATTACAGTGATCACAATTTTCCATGCCATCCAGCTCCACCTGTATCTATAAAACTATTTATTGGAAGGGTtccaaaaaattttgaagaaGAACAATTACGTCCTATATTTGAAGAGTTTGGAATAGTAAATGAAGTAGTTATCATACGAgataaaataacaaacatacataaatcAAGTGCTTTTGTGAAAATGGCATCAATTTCAGAAGCTGATAATGCAATAAGGTCATTAAATAATCAGAGAACTTTAGAT carries:
- a CDS encoding hypothetical protein (conserved Plasmodium protein); this translates as MKNEKLINMKMIIAKRSDQGNQSEIEFSNTGKTNISFKVFDLYYTTEDSLNIQDKYINNFETSIRREVDLRWENRRRRKGRRKSYKNLENIKVLEHFFSNSKKDKTDGSYRRFHKENTTKECRDQWSQVDKGKHSYDKSSISVENLFDIVIPLAKEDTLNKTYIFEKKLNLTETSQEKKKKKKIFK